Proteins from a genomic interval of Arthrobacter sp. CAN_C5:
- a CDS encoding trehalose-6-phosphate synthase, whose amino-acid sequence MPSATPPSDNTTAYGEFEFIVVSNRLPVDRVDTNGSSSWRRSPGGLVTALAPVMAKADGAWVGWHGAPDESLDAFDHDDMRLVPVHLTADEVEFYYEGFSNATLWPLYHDVIAPPEFHRHWWDSYRRVNERFAEATAAVAAEGATVWVQDYQMQLVPKMLRAARPDLKIGFFNHIPFPPLEIFAQLPWRRQVIEGLLGADLIGFQRPSDASNFLRCVRRFVGHTVKQQQVHVELEEGGPSYTSRAEAFPISIDVDQIITLANREDIIERSKEIRRELGNPKHILLGVDRLDYTKGIGHRLKAYEELLADGHVKVEDAALIQVASPSRERVEQYRLLREEIEGAVGRINGTYDTIKNTAIRYLHHSYPVEEMVALYLAADVMLITALRDGMNLVAKEYVAARTSNRGALVLSEFAGAADTLRQAVLINPHDIDGLKAAIVTAVNMSPAEATRRMRIMRRQVLQNDVERWSQAFLAALQAGNQENPQETPHA is encoded by the coding sequence GTGCCGTCAGCTACACCCCCGTCCGATAACACCACCGCCTACGGCGAATTCGAGTTCATTGTGGTGTCCAACCGTTTGCCGGTCGACCGGGTGGACACCAACGGCAGCAGTTCCTGGCGTCGCTCCCCCGGTGGCCTGGTCACTGCCCTGGCACCTGTCATGGCCAAGGCCGACGGCGCGTGGGTGGGCTGGCACGGCGCACCCGATGAATCCCTCGACGCGTTCGACCACGACGACATGCGTCTGGTCCCCGTGCACCTCACCGCCGACGAAGTGGAGTTCTACTACGAGGGCTTCTCCAACGCCACCCTGTGGCCGCTATACCACGACGTGATTGCCCCCCCGGAGTTTCACCGTCACTGGTGGGATTCCTACCGCCGGGTCAACGAACGCTTCGCTGAAGCCACCGCTGCGGTCGCTGCCGAGGGCGCCACGGTCTGGGTACAGGACTACCAGATGCAGTTGGTACCCAAAATGCTGCGCGCGGCCCGGCCCGACCTGAAGATTGGCTTCTTCAACCACATCCCGTTTCCCCCGTTGGAGATCTTCGCCCAACTGCCCTGGCGCCGCCAGGTGATCGAGGGCCTTCTGGGCGCCGACCTGATCGGATTCCAGCGCCCCAGCGACGCCAGCAACTTCCTGCGTTGCGTCCGACGCTTCGTTGGGCACACGGTCAAGCAGCAGCAGGTGCACGTCGAGCTGGAAGAGGGCGGCCCCAGTTACACCTCTCGGGCTGAGGCCTTCCCGATCTCGATCGACGTCGACCAGATCATCACGCTCGCCAACCGCGAGGACATCATTGAACGGTCCAAGGAGATCCGCCGTGAGCTCGGCAACCCGAAGCACATCCTGCTCGGCGTCGACCGGCTCGACTACACCAAGGGGATCGGCCACCGGCTCAAGGCCTACGAGGAGCTCCTCGCCGACGGGCATGTCAAGGTGGAAGATGCCGCGCTGATCCAGGTGGCAAGCCCCAGCCGGGAACGGGTCGAACAGTACCGGTTGCTGCGCGAGGAAATCGAGGGAGCCGTCGGGCGGATCAACGGCACCTACGACACCATCAAGAACACCGCCATCCGCTACCTGCACCACAGCTACCCGGTGGAAGAGATGGTTGCCCTGTACCTGGCCGCCGACGTCATGCTGATCACCGCCCTGCGCGACGGCATGAACCTGGTGGCCAAGGAATACGTGGCAGCGCGCACCAGCAACAGGGGTGCGCTGGTGCTCAGCGAGTTCGCCGGGGCCGCCGACACCCTCCGCCAGGCGGTCCTGATCAACCCGCACGACATCGACGGACTCAAGGCCGCAATTGTCACCGCGGTGAACATGAGCCCGGCCGAAGCGACCCGGCGGATGCGCATCATGCGCCGCCAGGTATTGCAGAACGACGTCGAACGATGGTCCCAGGCCTTCCTCGCAGCGCTGCAGGCGGGCAACCAAGAGAACCCCCAGGAGACACCGCATGCCTGA
- the otsB gene encoding trehalose-phosphatase, protein MPESLNPVLLKALESIAAADHLLIALDFDGTMSPLVPLAADARPLPGSASALSALGQLPETTTALVSGRALDSLRSVATPDPETLLIGSHGAETWTGPDGAPLTLTDQQTDLLRRATAAVQRVVDAHAGTMLESKPAGVVLHTRTADDDVAAAATDAARAALDQLEGAHITDGKRVLETSVISADKGQGIRSLREYTGATAVLFAGDDVTDEHAFAALEAQDLGIKIGEGQTQAAHRVHSPEELVLVLEHLLTLRRGSAQS, encoded by the coding sequence ATGCCTGAGAGCCTGAACCCCGTGCTGCTGAAGGCGCTGGAATCGATCGCCGCCGCCGACCACCTACTGATCGCCCTGGACTTCGACGGCACCATGTCACCGCTCGTCCCCCTCGCCGCTGACGCCCGGCCGCTCCCCGGGTCAGCCAGCGCGCTGTCAGCCTTGGGGCAGCTCCCGGAGACGACGACGGCGCTCGTCTCCGGCCGGGCCCTTGACAGCCTCCGCTCGGTCGCGACCCCCGACCCGGAAACCCTGTTGATCGGTAGCCACGGCGCCGAGACCTGGACCGGACCCGATGGTGCTCCCCTGACACTGACCGATCAGCAGACCGACCTGCTTCGCCGGGCCACTGCCGCCGTCCAACGCGTGGTGGATGCCCACGCCGGGACCATGCTCGAGTCCAAGCCCGCCGGCGTCGTCCTCCACACCAGGACCGCTGACGACGACGTCGCGGCAGCCGCAACGGACGCGGCCCGCGCCGCACTGGATCAGCTGGAGGGTGCCCACATCACCGATGGCAAGCGCGTATTGGAAACCTCAGTGATCAGTGCCGACAAGGGTCAGGGCATCAGGTCGCTGCGGGAGTACACCGGTGCCACGGCAGTGCTGTTCGCCGGCGACGATGTCACCGACGAGCATGCATTCGCAGCACTCGAAGCTCAGGACCTCGGCATCAAGATCGGTGAAGGGCAGACCCAGGCCGCTCACCGGGTCCATTCACCCGAAGAACTGGTACTGGTCCTGGAGCATTTGCTCACGCTGCGCCGTGGCAGTGCGCAATCCTGA
- a CDS encoding ABC transporter ATP-binding protein codes for MATVTFDQATRLYPGTDKPAVDKLDIQIADGEFLVLVGPSGCGKSTSLRMLAGLEDVNSGRILIGDRDVTDVPPKDRDIAMVFQNYALYPHMSVADNMGFALKIAGVSKEERAERVRDAAKLLDLEPYLDRKPKALSGGQRQRVAMGRAIVRNPQVFLMDEPLSNLDAKLRVQTRTQIASLTRRLGVTTVYVTHDQVEAMTMGDRVAVLKDGVLQQVDTPRNLYERPINVFVAGFIGSPAMNLLELPVTDGGVKFGGITYPVAHEVLDAAHGGTVTLGVRPEDLQIAPDGQGLQVEVDVVEELGADAYIYGHTTLNGEEQVIVARVDGRRPPMKGDTIYVTPEKGHVHLFDMKDGLRLADHV; via the coding sequence ATGGCAACGGTGACGTTTGACCAGGCAACACGCCTGTACCCCGGGACAGATAAGCCCGCGGTTGACAAGCTCGACATTCAAATCGCTGATGGCGAATTTCTCGTTCTCGTGGGGCCCTCCGGCTGTGGCAAGTCCACGTCGCTGCGGATGCTCGCCGGACTCGAAGATGTGAACTCGGGACGTATCCTCATTGGCGACCGCGACGTCACGGATGTCCCGCCCAAGGACCGCGATATCGCGATGGTCTTCCAGAACTACGCGCTGTACCCTCACATGTCGGTGGCTGACAACATGGGCTTCGCGTTGAAGATCGCTGGCGTATCCAAGGAAGAGCGGGCCGAGCGGGTTCGCGACGCCGCGAAACTGCTTGACCTTGAGCCCTACCTCGACCGCAAGCCCAAGGCACTCTCCGGTGGCCAGCGGCAGCGTGTTGCAATGGGACGCGCGATCGTGCGTAACCCACAGGTGTTCCTCATGGATGAGCCCCTCTCCAACCTCGATGCCAAACTGCGCGTGCAGACCCGCACCCAGATCGCGTCGCTGACCCGCCGCCTGGGTGTCACCACTGTCTACGTGACGCACGACCAGGTTGAGGCAATGACCATGGGCGATCGCGTGGCGGTCCTCAAGGATGGCGTCCTCCAGCAGGTCGACACTCCACGCAACCTGTACGAACGCCCCATCAACGTCTTCGTGGCAGGCTTCATCGGCTCCCCCGCCATGAACCTGCTGGAACTCCCCGTCACCGACGGCGGCGTGAAGTTCGGTGGCATCACCTACCCGGTTGCCCACGAGGTGCTCGACGCAGCACACGGCGGCACCGTGACCCTGGGTGTTCGTCCGGAAGACCTCCAGATCGCACCGGATGGCCAGGGCCTGCAGGTTGAGGTCGACGTCGTCGAGGAACTCGGCGCCGACGCCTACATCTACGGCCACACCACGCTCAACGGGGAAGAGCAGGTCATCGTGGCACGCGTCGACGGACGGCGCCCACCAATGAAGGGCGACACCATCTACGTCACCCCAGAAAAGGGCCACGTACACCTCTTCGACATGAAGGACGGACTGCGGCTGGCCGACCACGTCTAA
- a CDS encoding DUF4032 domain-containing protein, translating into MNDLPDAEWHDEPTDWDQPGKLPRTRGGSGPGTLGSLNITAAATDPELLDLPWHIGLEEWPAQYLAALPRGISRHIVRFAHLGGSVIAIKETSEHVARHEYHMLRKLRRLDVPSVEPVAVITGRKALDGSDLDPVLVTRHLKFSMPYRALFSQTLRRETLTRLIDAQALLLVRLHLIGFYWGDVSLSNTLFRRDAGAFAAYLVDAETGELYPGLSSGQREYDLEIARVNIAGELMDLAEGGLIEEKVDPLATSELIMDSYRRLWAELTDQESFDLNDRWRVNARIRRLNELGFDVEEYAIQTEANSSQIQLQPKVVDAGHHSRRLLRLTGLDAQENQARRLLNDMDAYRADNNPDVDEELSAHLWVTQVFEPIVRSVPRELGRKLEPAEVVHEVLEHRWYMSEKEDRNVPMAEAVQSYLDSILVHRRDEAAIMLTADTKSIDILGGGARDSP; encoded by the coding sequence ATGAACGATTTGCCAGACGCCGAGTGGCACGACGAGCCAACCGACTGGGACCAGCCCGGCAAGCTGCCGCGCACCAGGGGCGGCTCGGGTCCAGGCACACTGGGCTCCCTGAACATCACCGCTGCCGCCACCGACCCCGAACTCCTGGACCTGCCCTGGCATATTGGGTTGGAAGAGTGGCCAGCACAGTACCTTGCCGCGTTACCCCGCGGAATCTCACGGCACATTGTCCGGTTTGCCCACCTTGGCGGTTCGGTCATTGCTATCAAGGAGACCAGCGAGCACGTTGCCCGGCATGAATACCACATGCTGAGGAAGCTTCGGCGGCTTGATGTGCCGAGCGTGGAGCCGGTCGCTGTCATCACCGGCCGGAAGGCCCTGGACGGTTCCGACCTTGATCCGGTGCTCGTCACCCGGCACCTGAAGTTCTCGATGCCCTACCGCGCGCTGTTTTCCCAGACACTGCGGCGGGAGACCTTGACCCGCCTCATCGATGCCCAGGCGCTCCTGCTGGTCAGGCTGCATCTCATCGGGTTTTACTGGGGCGACGTTTCCCTGTCGAACACCCTGTTCCGCCGTGATGCTGGAGCCTTCGCCGCCTACCTGGTCGACGCCGAGACGGGAGAGCTGTACCCGGGGCTATCTTCCGGGCAGCGGGAGTATGACCTCGAGATCGCCCGCGTGAACATCGCCGGTGAGCTGATGGACCTCGCCGAGGGTGGCCTGATTGAGGAGAAGGTTGACCCCCTGGCCACCAGCGAGCTCATCATGGACAGCTACCGCCGTCTCTGGGCCGAGCTGACAGACCAGGAATCCTTCGACCTCAACGACCGGTGGCGCGTGAACGCCCGGATCCGCCGGCTCAACGAGCTGGGGTTCGACGTGGAAGAATACGCCATCCAGACCGAGGCCAACAGCTCCCAGATCCAACTACAGCCCAAAGTAGTCGACGCTGGGCACCATAGCCGGCGGCTGCTGCGGCTGACCGGGCTCGATGCCCAGGAAAACCAGGCCAGACGGCTCCTCAACGACATGGACGCCTACCGCGCTGACAACAACCCCGACGTCGACGAGGAGCTCAGCGCCCATCTCTGGGTCACCCAGGTGTTCGAACCGATTGTGCGTTCCGTCCCGCGCGAACTGGGCCGCAAGCTGGAACCGGCGGAGGTGGTCCACGAGGTGCTGGAGCACCGCTGGTACATGTCGGAGAAGGAGGATCGCAACGTGCCAATGGCTGAGGCTGTGCAGTCCTACCTCGACTCCATTCTGGTGCACCGCCGCGACGAGGCAGCCATCATGCTCACCGCCGACACAAAGTCGATCGACATTCTGGGCGGCGGCGCGCGCGACTCGCCCTAA
- a CDS encoding DUF4190 domain-containing protein — translation MSDNYPGNQPNQQGSGHGEDPSKYPAGPQWQQPAPGSQPAPYGQQGQSSQSPYGQQPPYGQQGGYGQSPYGTGPGGYGQQTENPGKTLGIIGFILSLIPFLNVVGLIVSIVAMVKSRRARMGNGFALAGIIIGALAVIATVILIVTVIAFAPLISEVAEFCEQAGPGTQTFNGETIQCP, via the coding sequence GTGTCTGACAACTATCCGGGCAATCAGCCCAACCAGCAGGGCAGCGGCCATGGCGAGGACCCTTCGAAGTACCCGGCCGGCCCGCAATGGCAGCAGCCCGCACCGGGCAGCCAGCCCGCTCCCTACGGGCAGCAGGGGCAGTCCAGCCAGTCTCCGTATGGTCAGCAGCCCCCTTACGGTCAGCAGGGCGGGTATGGCCAGAGCCCGTATGGAACCGGCCCAGGCGGATACGGACAGCAGACCGAGAACCCCGGCAAGACACTTGGCATTATTGGTTTCATTTTGTCGTTGATCCCGTTCCTCAACGTTGTCGGTCTGATCGTCAGCATCGTGGCAATGGTGAAGTCCCGCAGGGCACGGATGGGCAATGGGTTCGCCCTTGCCGGAATTATCATAGGTGCGCTTGCTGTGATCGCCACTGTTATCCTCATCGTCACGGTCATCGCGTTCGCACCTCTAATCTCCGAAGTAGCAGAGTTCTGCGAACAGGCCGGTCCGGGCACCCAGACGTTCAATGGCGAGACGATTCAGTGCCCATAA
- a CDS encoding FAD-linked oxidase C-terminal domain-containing protein: MTPELIAELSALLPQGAVLSTDFDVEPYARDQGPVLSLHSPAAVVWGQSVDEVQQIMRWAHTHQVPVVPRGAGTGVSGGAHATAGCIVLNLDRMNRITAMNPLDETAVVEPGVINADLNAAAAEHGLMYAPDPASYRISTIGGNVATNAGGLRCAKYGVTRDSILALDVVLADGTLIRTGVQTFKGVAGYDLTSLFVGSEGTLGIVVGITVRLRYLPHSEQTLAAFFPDVQAAAAGVLAVGEARVQPAIMELLDGMTLTALDGAHGSNLRERGGALLLIQTDGFGAEAEAAVVRVVLTALGGTVSSQDVGEAARLIDLRRHSRGDEVDDEFRVGEDVAVPRSQLVHYIAQLERVAAEHAVLLKVVAHAGDGNLHPTFWVSAAEGPAGVARLDLALDESVRLALGLGGTITGEHGVGQYKLRWLPWEQAEEVLDLQRRIKKVFDPRGILNPGKAITATA; encoded by the coding sequence GTGACTCCCGAACTGATAGCGGAGTTGAGTGCACTCCTGCCGCAGGGTGCAGTGTTGTCTACCGATTTCGACGTCGAACCCTACGCCAGGGACCAGGGTCCGGTCCTGAGCCTTCACTCTCCTGCGGCGGTGGTCTGGGGGCAGTCGGTCGACGAGGTGCAGCAGATCATGCGGTGGGCGCACACTCACCAGGTCCCGGTGGTTCCCCGGGGCGCGGGTACCGGAGTCTCGGGAGGAGCCCACGCCACTGCGGGATGCATTGTGTTGAACCTGGACCGGATGAACCGCATTACTGCGATGAATCCACTGGACGAGACCGCCGTCGTCGAGCCCGGTGTGATCAACGCCGACCTCAACGCTGCAGCCGCCGAGCATGGGCTAATGTATGCGCCGGATCCCGCCAGCTACCGGATCTCGACCATCGGTGGGAATGTGGCGACCAACGCCGGCGGTCTACGGTGTGCGAAGTACGGTGTGACCCGCGATTCGATCCTTGCTCTGGACGTGGTCCTCGCCGATGGAACGCTGATCCGGACGGGCGTGCAGACCTTCAAGGGCGTCGCCGGGTACGATCTGACCTCGCTGTTCGTCGGATCGGAAGGCACACTGGGGATCGTCGTCGGCATCACTGTGCGCCTGCGCTACCTGCCCCACAGCGAGCAGACCCTTGCCGCCTTCTTTCCCGACGTCCAGGCCGCTGCCGCGGGGGTCCTCGCGGTAGGGGAGGCACGCGTCCAGCCAGCCATCATGGAATTGCTGGACGGCATGACTTTGACTGCCCTGGACGGAGCGCATGGGTCCAACCTTCGCGAGCGGGGCGGTGCCCTGTTGCTGATTCAGACTGATGGATTCGGGGCTGAGGCGGAAGCCGCCGTCGTCCGCGTGGTTCTGACGGCGCTTGGCGGTACGGTCAGTTCACAGGACGTCGGTGAGGCGGCACGCCTGATTGATCTTCGTCGGCATAGCCGTGGGGACGAGGTCGACGACGAATTCCGGGTGGGCGAGGACGTTGCCGTGCCGCGGTCCCAGCTGGTGCACTACATTGCACAGCTCGAGCGGGTGGCTGCCGAGCATGCGGTCCTGCTGAAAGTGGTGGCCCACGCCGGTGACGGTAACCTGCATCCGACCTTCTGGGTGTCGGCGGCCGAGGGCCCGGCGGGCGTGGCGCGGCTCGACCTTGCCCTCGACGAGTCGGTGCGTCTGGCGCTGGGCCTGGGCGGCACAATCACCGGGGAGCACGGGGTTGGCCAATACAAATTGAGGTGGCTCCCCTGGGAGCAAGCGGAGGAAGTCCTGGACCTCCAGCGTCGAATCAAAAAAGTGTTCGATCCGCGGGGCATCCTGAACCCGGGGAAGGCCATTACCGCCACGGCATAG
- a CDS encoding GNAT family N-acetyltransferase → MRGIDREVSYVQFEHAAPDDTWVEITNLFVSSFAAPPYNESPGELESIEQWGRGQLASPGGRLVAASHHGHVIGFALSQRLDQDTSWQRRLDGMAPAQDAVITPSRTVIVQELAVDESFRGRGIAKQCVRELLSNRTEHDAVLGVFGQALQVREMYGRWGFLELGASPCQRP, encoded by the coding sequence ATGAGAGGCATCGACCGGGAAGTTAGCTACGTCCAGTTCGAGCATGCCGCTCCAGACGACACTTGGGTTGAGATCACGAATCTCTTTGTCTCGAGCTTCGCAGCTCCTCCCTACAACGAATCACCAGGCGAGCTAGAAAGCATCGAACAATGGGGGCGCGGCCAGCTTGCGAGTCCCGGTGGGCGACTTGTCGCGGCAAGTCACCATGGGCATGTGATCGGCTTCGCGCTATCTCAGAGGCTCGACCAGGACACCTCCTGGCAGCGACGACTAGACGGAATGGCGCCAGCGCAAGACGCTGTGATCACACCATCGAGGACCGTTATTGTCCAGGAACTCGCCGTTGACGAAAGCTTTCGGGGCCGTGGGATAGCCAAACAGTGCGTCCGTGAGCTCCTCTCGAACCGGACAGAACACGATGCCGTCTTAGGCGTCTTTGGCCAGGCACTCCAGGTCCGCGAGATGTATGGACGCTGGGGTTTTTTGGAGCTTGGAGCCTCTCCCTGTCAGCGGCCATGA
- the istA gene encoding IS21 family transposase, with protein sequence MKSDGEIMEILAAYDLTGSLRAAAELTGCSHHTVNRHVGARNAGQPMAEPVYRGRVTDAFLPKIEEWVEASKGKIRADKAHDKLRALGYEGSERSTRRAVAQVRAAWRLGHVRVHRPWITEPGMWLQYDFGDGPLIEGRKTVLFVAWLAWSRFRIVIALRDRTAPSVFAALDRTFRVLSGAPTYVLTDNEKTVTVSHVAGVPVRNQQTVDFARHYGVTVLTCQPADPASKGGVEASVRVAKADIVPKDTNLRAEYASFAEIEAACQVFMDEVNNREHRATRRKPAVMLAEEAPRLHRIPDTAHTVAFGLSRTVPENTPMVTFENGQYSVPAALLGARVFVRSHGAGPGEQVIIVHHGSAGPVEIARHQRARPGSPAINDAHFPDHRPKIPGDYAVKARNAAEAEFLGIGDGARAWLLEAAAAGTARMNVKMAEAVALAKIAGQADVDQALGTAAVHGRFAHKDLASILTAGGARTTTHAADETRSLTQGTAGWAAIGRPPGAGRGETGLEESA encoded by the coding sequence TTGAAGTCTGACGGAGAAATCATGGAAATACTTGCTGCTTATGATCTGACCGGGTCGTTGCGCGCTGCCGCGGAGCTTACGGGCTGTTCCCACCACACGGTCAACCGGCATGTTGGGGCGCGGAACGCGGGCCAGCCAATGGCCGAGCCGGTCTACCGGGGCCGTGTCACTGACGCGTTCCTGCCCAAGATCGAGGAATGGGTTGAGGCCTCCAAGGGCAAGATCCGCGCCGACAAAGCCCACGACAAACTCCGGGCCCTGGGCTATGAGGGTTCGGAACGCTCGACCCGCCGTGCTGTCGCCCAGGTGCGGGCGGCGTGGCGGCTGGGTCATGTCCGGGTGCACCGGCCCTGGATCACCGAGCCGGGGATGTGGCTTCAGTACGATTTCGGCGACGGCCCCCTGATCGAGGGGAGGAAGACCGTGTTGTTCGTGGCATGGCTGGCGTGGTCGCGGTTCAGGATCGTGATCGCTTTGCGGGACCGGACGGCGCCGAGTGTGTTCGCGGCATTGGACCGCACCTTCCGTGTCCTAAGCGGCGCGCCAACCTATGTCCTGACCGACAATGAGAAAACGGTCACCGTTTCCCATGTTGCCGGGGTCCCGGTGCGTAACCAGCAGACCGTGGACTTCGCCCGCCACTACGGTGTGACAGTGTTGACCTGCCAGCCGGCGGATCCTGCCTCCAAGGGCGGCGTGGAGGCATCGGTGCGGGTCGCTAAAGCCGACATCGTCCCCAAAGACACGAATCTGCGGGCCGAATACGCCTCCTTCGCGGAGATCGAAGCGGCGTGCCAAGTGTTCATGGACGAGGTCAACAACCGTGAGCACCGTGCCACCCGCCGCAAACCAGCGGTGATGCTCGCCGAGGAAGCACCCCGGCTGCACCGGATCCCGGACACCGCGCACACGGTCGCGTTCGGGCTCTCCCGGACGGTGCCGGAGAACACGCCGATGGTCACCTTCGAAAACGGCCAGTACTCCGTCCCGGCAGCCCTGCTCGGCGCGCGCGTATTCGTGCGCAGCCACGGCGCCGGACCCGGTGAGCAGGTCATCATCGTCCATCACGGCAGCGCCGGCCCGGTGGAAATCGCCCGGCACCAGCGGGCCCGCCCGGGCAGCCCCGCGATCAACGACGCCCACTTCCCTGATCACCGGCCGAAGATCCCAGGCGATTACGCGGTCAAGGCCCGCAACGCCGCGGAGGCGGAGTTCCTTGGCATCGGGGACGGCGCCCGCGCGTGGCTGCTCGAAGCCGCCGCCGCGGGCACGGCGCGGATGAACGTGAAGATGGCCGAAGCGGTGGCCTTGGCGAAGATCGCCGGGCAGGCCGACGTCGATCAGGCGTTGGGGACCGCGGCCGTCCATGGCCGCTTCGCGCACAAAGACCTGGCCTCAATCCTGACCGCCGGGGGCGCCCGCACCACGACCCACGCCGCGGACGAAACCCGGTCCTTGACCCAGGGCACGGCCGGGTGGGCGGCCATCGGACGTCCCCCCGGTGCCGGCCGTGGTGAGACCGGACTGGAGGAAAGCGCATGA
- the istB gene encoding IS21-like element helper ATPase IstB encodes MSPVPVTAPVLPADLEALMRQLKMPYARALAPELIATARTQRWEPAEVIKALFTEEVAGRSRSMLATRRKAAGFPTGKTFGTWDPAASSVPLPTQQALRTLEWIGRKENVVICGPSGTGKTFFLEALGQQAVEAGMRVAWFRLEDLGALMRAHRSDDSVTKVVARILRADLVVVDDIGLLPVGTDAAEGLYRLVDAAYEKRSIAVSSNLHPAGFDELMPKTLATATVDRLLHHAHVCQTTGESIRLSQALAGQGVTPMS; translated from the coding sequence ATGAGCCCGGTCCCGGTCACCGCGCCCGTCCTGCCGGCGGACCTGGAGGCGCTGATGCGGCAGCTGAAGATGCCCTACGCGCGGGCTCTGGCACCGGAGTTGATCGCGACCGCCCGTACGCAACGCTGGGAACCGGCCGAGGTCATCAAGGCCCTCTTCACCGAGGAAGTCGCTGGCCGGTCCCGGTCCATGCTCGCCACCAGGCGTAAAGCCGCAGGGTTCCCGACCGGGAAGACCTTCGGCACCTGGGATCCCGCCGCGTCCTCAGTCCCGCTACCGACACAGCAGGCGCTGCGGACACTGGAATGGATCGGGCGCAAGGAAAACGTTGTCATTTGCGGGCCCTCCGGCACCGGGAAAACGTTCTTCCTCGAAGCCCTCGGGCAGCAGGCCGTCGAGGCCGGCATGCGCGTGGCATGGTTCCGCCTTGAAGACCTCGGCGCGCTGATGCGCGCGCACCGCTCCGACGACAGCGTCACGAAAGTGGTCGCCAGGATCCTGCGCGCGGATTTAGTGGTGGTCGATGACATAGGGCTCCTGCCTGTCGGGACCGATGCCGCCGAGGGCCTCTACCGCCTTGTTGACGCAGCCTATGAGAAACGCTCCATCGCGGTCTCCTCGAATCTGCATCCCGCGGGCTTCGACGAGCTCATGCCCAAAACCCTCGCCACCGCGACGGTCGACCGGCTGCTGCACCACGCACACGTCTGCCAAACCACCGGGGAATCGATCCGCCTCAGCCAAGCCCTGGCCGGACAAGGAGTCACGCCAATGAGCTAA